The following are encoded in a window of Bradyrhizobium guangdongense genomic DNA:
- a CDS encoding LacI family DNA-binding transcriptional regulator, with protein MADETVSAALTLKDIAREAGVSLATVDRVLHNRPGVRPETVRRVQETIARNSFQPHVAAAELARGRARRFAFVMPSGPNPFMQQIEAYLGEMSAWLSARRLSVEMVTTDVFDPSVLAASLETLSGDYDGVAVVALDHPGVRAAINDLVEAGTKVVTLVSDVPSSRRHHYVGIDNIAAGRTAGALVGRLVGQKAGKVAIVAGSQGLRDHAERIFGFNQVMASEFPDLSVLPVLEGRDEDARSEQLLARLLGTHTDIVGLYNVGAGTQGVASALSGAGREKHVVFVGHDVTALTRRLLLQGLMDAAISQNPGHEARAAVRVLLALARGEPILSEQDKIRIDIVMRDNLP; from the coding sequence ATGGCTGACGAGACCGTTTCCGCCGCGTTGACGTTGAAGGACATCGCCCGCGAGGCCGGTGTCAGCCTCGCCACTGTCGACCGCGTCCTGCACAACCGCCCCGGCGTACGGCCGGAGACGGTCCGGCGCGTCCAGGAGACGATCGCGCGGAACTCCTTCCAGCCGCATGTGGCTGCGGCCGAGCTGGCCCGCGGCCGCGCCCGCCGCTTCGCCTTCGTCATGCCCTCGGGGCCGAACCCGTTCATGCAGCAGATCGAGGCCTATCTCGGCGAGATGTCGGCCTGGCTCTCGGCCCGCCGTCTCAGCGTCGAGATGGTCACGACCGACGTGTTCGACCCGTCCGTGCTCGCGGCATCGCTCGAGACCCTGTCGGGTGACTATGACGGCGTGGCCGTGGTGGCGCTCGATCATCCCGGCGTCCGCGCCGCCATCAACGATCTCGTCGAAGCCGGCACCAAGGTGGTGACGCTGGTCTCGGACGTGCCGTCCTCGCGCCGGCACCATTATGTCGGCATCGACAATATTGCGGCCGGCCGTACCGCCGGCGCGCTGGTCGGGCGGCTGGTCGGCCAGAAAGCCGGCAAGGTCGCGATCGTCGCGGGTTCGCAGGGCCTGCGCGATCACGCCGAGCGCATCTTTGGCTTCAACCAGGTCATGGCATCGGAATTCCCTGACCTCAGCGTGTTGCCGGTGCTGGAAGGGCGCGACGAGGATGCGCGTTCCGAGCAGCTGCTGGCGCGGCTGTTAGGCACGCATACCGACATTGTCGGCCTTTATAACGTCGGCGCGGGCACGCAAGGCGTAGCCAGCGCGTTGAGTGGGGCTGGTCGCGAGAAGCACGTGGTGTTCGTCGGTCACGACGTGACCGCGCTGACGCGCCGGCTGTTGCTGCAGGGCTTGATGGATGCGGCGATCTCGCAGAATCCGGGACACGAGGCGCGCGCGGCGGTGCGCGTGCTGCTCGCGCTCGCCCGTGGTGAGCCGATCCTGAGCGAGCAGGACAAGATCAGGATCGACATCGTGATGCGGGACAATCTGCCGTAG